From the genome of Haloarcula taiwanensis:
CGGCAGTTCGCCGTACAGCACCTCGTCCTCGACGAGGTCGTAGACGGGAATCCGCGGCGTCAGGAGCGTGTTCTCGCCGACAATCGAGCCCTCACCGACGACAAAGCCGCTGGTGACGCGACAGCCAGCACCCAGCGATACTTCGTCCTCGACGATGACCGGCGCGTTCTCGACCGGTTCGAGGACGCCGCCGATGAGCGTGTTTGCGCCGAGCTTGACGTTCTCGCCGATCTGGGCGCAGGAACCGACGGTGTCACAGGAGTCGACGAGCGTGCCGTCGCCGACGTAGGCCCCGATGTTGACGAAGGAGGGCGACATCATGATGCAGTCCTCGCCGAGGTACGCGCCCCGGCGGATGGCGGTCCCGTCCGGCGTGTTGCGGGTCCCGCGCTCGCCGAGGTCCGCGGTCTCGCGCAGCGGCAGTACGTCGTGGTAGTCGACGCCGCCGTACTCGCGGGCCACCGTCTCGCGGAGGCCGAAGTTCAGCAGAATACCCTGCTTGACCCAGGCGTTTGCTTCCCACTCGCCGCCGGACTTCTCCGCGGCGCGGACCTCGCCGGCTTCCAGGGCCGCGAGGAACTCGTCGAGGATGGCGAGGTGGTCGTCGGTCGCGTCGGCCGCTGAGAGGCCGTCCTGTTTCCGTTGCCAGAGGTCGTCGATATCGGCTTTGAGGCTCATGAGAGTCACTATTTCTCGGATGGTATTACTTGTCGGGGTTTCGACTCGGGGCGACCGCTTCTGCACAGTACTGCCGGGGTCGGAAAATGGTTTTAATGTAACATAACCGCCAGGATGCACGACTGTCAGCTGACCTGGAAAAAAGTTTATTAAGATTATTGTAAATTTACAACCCGGATGACTGACGACGATTGGCACGATCGTTCGGTGAATCGGCGTGACTTCCTCAGCGGTCTTTCAGGGCTGGTGGCAGCCGCAGCGTACTCCAAGGAGGTCCCCGATGCGGTGGCAGCGCAGGTAACCGCTGGTGACGCTTCCGATACCCAGCAGGTGACATCTCCAGATAGCACTATTACGGTGACTATCGATGTCTCCT
Proteins encoded in this window:
- a CDS encoding 2,3,4,5-tetrahydropyridine-2,6-dicarboxylate N-succinyltransferase — encoded protein: MSLKADIDDLWQRKQDGLSAADATDDHLAILDEFLAALEAGEVRAAEKSGGEWEANAWVKQGILLNFGLRETVAREYGGVDYHDVLPLRETADLGERGTRNTPDGTAIRRGAYLGEDCIMMSPSFVNIGAYVGDGTLVDSCDTVGSCAQIGENVKLGANTLIGGVLEPVENAPVIVEDEVSLGAGCRVTSGFVVGEGSIVGENTLLTPRIPVYDLVEDEVLYGELPPERRAFQRFVDSSVGENDLIPGGAYKPAVVATDVEEETLEATEREDALRE